A portion of the Pseudomonas sp. PSE14 genome contains these proteins:
- a CDS encoding DNA internalization-related competence protein ComEC/Rec2, producing MFALALGLLALRGLPVLPPAWALLLLAALGLPLLFTRGYLIGLFLLGFAWACQSAQWALDDRLAVALDGRTLWLEGRVEGLPDRSGPSVRFMLADVSSPRAQVPGTLRLSWFGGPPVEGGERWRLAVKLKRPHGMANGAGFDYEAWLTAQRIGATGSVKDGQRLESASGPPAWREAWRQRLLAVDAHGRSGALAALVLGDASGLTMADWQVLQDTGTLHLMVISGSHISLLAGLLYALVAGLARFGIWPPRLPWLPCACLLAALGAWAYSLMAGFEVPLQRACIMVSIVLLWRLRYRHGGLWTPLLGALLAVLLAEPLVVLLPGFWLSYAAVALLIFGFSGRLGRWTAWRTWLRAQWLMAIGLLPASIALGLPLSVSGVVANLIAVPWVEMLVVPLALLGSLALGIPWLGEALLWVSGGLLELLFQLLGWMAALAPAWQPVAAPAWALLLAMLGALVLLAPSGVPLRALGLVMFLPVFWPSIALPPPGVAEVRVLDVGQGLSVMIRTRSRAWLYDTGARNGDFDIGERVVVPTLRSLGIGHLDLLMLSHADNDHAGGALAVKKSLRPAQVISGEPDRLSPELGAQPCRKQRWVIDGVNFESWAWDVARESNDRSCVLQIEADGERLLLTGDLPQSGELAWLAAHPDVRVDWLLAGHHGSRSSSGPAFVRAVSPSAAIISRGANNPYGHPHPSVVERFRALGIRIHDTAQEGALTLMLGAHGELRGVREGAHFWQEK from the coding sequence ATGTTCGCGCTGGCCCTCGGATTGCTGGCGCTGCGCGGGTTGCCGGTGCTTCCGCCCGCTTGGGCGCTGTTGCTCCTGGCGGCACTGGGGTTGCCCTTGCTGTTCACCCGCGGCTATCTCATCGGCCTGTTCCTGCTGGGGTTCGCCTGGGCCTGCCAGTCGGCCCAATGGGCGCTGGATGACCGGCTGGCCGTGGCGCTCGACGGCCGCACGCTGTGGCTGGAGGGCAGGGTAGAGGGGCTGCCGGATCGCTCCGGGCCCTCGGTGCGCTTCATGCTTGCCGATGTCTCCAGCCCTCGTGCGCAGGTGCCAGGGACGCTGCGCCTGTCCTGGTTCGGCGGCCCGCCGGTGGAAGGCGGCGAGCGCTGGCGCCTGGCGGTGAAGCTCAAGCGCCCGCACGGCATGGCCAACGGCGCTGGCTTCGACTACGAGGCCTGGCTCACTGCGCAGCGGATCGGCGCCACCGGCAGCGTGAAGGACGGGCAGCGACTGGAGTCGGCCAGCGGCCCGCCGGCCTGGCGGGAGGCCTGGCGACAACGCTTGCTGGCGGTGGACGCCCATGGCCGATCCGGTGCCCTGGCGGCGCTGGTGCTGGGGGATGCGTCCGGCCTGACCATGGCGGACTGGCAGGTGTTGCAGGACACCGGAACCCTGCACCTGATGGTGATTTCCGGCTCGCACATTTCCCTGCTGGCCGGTCTGCTCTATGCGCTGGTCGCCGGGCTGGCGCGTTTCGGCATCTGGCCCCCACGCTTACCCTGGCTCCCCTGCGCCTGCCTGCTGGCGGCACTCGGGGCCTGGGCCTACAGCTTGATGGCGGGGTTCGAGGTACCGCTGCAGCGCGCCTGCATCATGGTCTCGATCGTCCTGCTGTGGCGTCTGCGTTACCGCCATGGCGGCTTGTGGACGCCGCTGCTGGGTGCCTTGCTGGCGGTGCTGCTGGCCGAGCCGCTGGTGGTGCTGTTGCCCGGCTTCTGGCTGTCCTATGCGGCGGTGGCGCTGCTGATCTTCGGTTTTTCCGGTCGACTGGGGCGCTGGACGGCCTGGAGAACCTGGCTGCGGGCACAGTGGCTGATGGCGATCGGGTTGCTGCCTGCGTCCATTGCGCTCGGCCTGCCGCTGAGTGTTTCCGGGGTGGTCGCCAACCTGATCGCAGTGCCCTGGGTGGAAATGCTGGTGGTGCCCCTGGCTCTGCTGGGCAGCCTGGCGTTGGGTATTCCCTGGCTGGGCGAGGCTTTGCTCTGGGTGTCAGGCGGGTTGCTGGAGCTGTTGTTCCAGCTGCTGGGCTGGATGGCCGCCTTGGCGCCTGCCTGGCAGCCGGTCGCCGCTCCGGCCTGGGCGCTGCTGTTGGCGATGCTGGGCGCGCTGGTACTGCTGGCGCCGTCCGGAGTGCCGCTGCGCGCGCTCGGGTTGGTGATGTTCCTGCCGGTGTTCTGGCCGTCCATTGCTCTGCCGCCGCCCGGGGTGGCCGAGGTTCGGGTACTGGATGTGGGGCAGGGGCTTTCCGTGATGATCCGTACCCGCAGTCGGGCCTGGCTCTACGACACCGGTGCGCGCAATGGCGACTTCGATATCGGCGAGCGCGTCGTCGTACCGACGCTGCGGAGCCTGGGAATCGGTCATCTCGACCTGCTGATGCTCAGCCATGCCGATAACGACCACGCCGGTGGCGCCCTGGCGGTGAAGAAGTCGCTGCGGCCGGCGCAGGTGATCAGCGGCGAGCCGGATCGCCTGTCTCCCGAGTTAGGGGCCCAGCCTTGCCGGAAGCAGCGCTGGGTCATCGATGGGGTGAACTTCGAGAGCTGGGCCTGGGATGTTGCCCGGGAAAGCAATGATCGCTCCTGCGTTCTCCAGATCGAAGCCGACGGCGAACGCCTGCTGCTGACCGGCGACCTGCCGCAATCCGGTGAACTGGCCTGGCTGGCCGCGCACCCGGATGTCCGAGTCGACTGGCTGCTGGCCGGTCACCACGGTAGCCGCAGTTCGTCCGGGCCAGCTTTCGTACGGGCGGTGTCGCCATCCGCCGCGATTATTTCCCGCGGCGCCAACAACCCCTACGGCCATCCCCATCCGTCGGTCGTCGAGCGCTTCCGTGCACTCGGCATCCGGATTCACGATACGGCCCAGGAAGGCGCGTTGACGCTGATGCTCGGTGCCCATGGCGAGCTCCGGGGAGTGCGGGAAGGTGCACATTTCTGGCAGGAAAAATGA
- a CDS encoding MotA/TolQ/ExbB proton channel family protein, producing MWELVKAGGWMMLPIMLSSVAAMAIIAERLWTLRLSRVAPPQLLGQVWKQIKDKKMNSQALKDLRASSPLGEILAAGLANSKHGREIMKECIEEAASRVIHELERYLNALGTIAAMAPLLGLLGTVFGMIQIFSAFMGDGMANAPMLAGGISKALITTASGLIVAIPAVFFHRYLLRRVDELVIAMEQEAIKLVEVTQGDREVDFAEEGKA from the coding sequence GTGTGGGAACTGGTCAAAGCTGGCGGCTGGATGATGCTGCCGATCATGCTGAGCTCCGTCGCTGCCATGGCGATCATCGCCGAACGTCTCTGGACCCTGCGCTTGAGCCGCGTGGCCCCGCCGCAACTGCTCGGCCAGGTATGGAAGCAGATCAAGGACAAGAAGATGAACAGCCAGGCCCTGAAGGACCTGCGCGCATCGTCCCCGCTGGGTGAAATCCTGGCCGCCGGCCTGGCCAACTCCAAGCACGGTCGCGAGATCATGAAGGAGTGCATCGAGGAAGCCGCATCCCGCGTCATCCATGAACTCGAGCGCTACCTCAATGCGCTGGGCACCATCGCCGCCATGGCCCCGCTGCTCGGCCTGCTGGGTACCGTGTTCGGCATGATCCAGATCTTCAGCGCCTTCATGGGCGACGGCATGGCCAACGCGCCGATGCTCGCCGGCGGTATCTCCAAGGCCCTGATCACCACCGCTTCTGGCTTGATCGTGGCGATTCCGGCGGTGTTCTTCCATCGCTACCTGCTGCGCCGCGTCGATGAACTGGTCATCGCCATGGAGCAGGAAGCCATCAAGCTGGTGGAAGTGACCCAGGGCGATCGCGAAGTCGATTTCGCCGAGGAAGGCAAAGCGTGA
- a CDS encoding biopolymer transporter ExbD, giving the protein MKFRRRAGGAAREDVFINLASLIDVIFVLLLFFVVSTSFTKPAQLKVELPEAVSGTPPEATEIKQLEIAISVEGHYALNGQSLARDDLENLMNAMQRESAGDNSLPVVITADGKVNYQSVVTAMDAAGKLGFTHLRITTIEAQADKKTP; this is encoded by the coding sequence GTGAAGTTCCGCCGCAGAGCGGGCGGAGCGGCCCGCGAGGACGTCTTCATCAACCTGGCGTCGCTGATCGACGTGATTTTCGTGCTGCTGCTGTTCTTCGTGGTCAGCACCTCGTTCACCAAGCCGGCGCAACTCAAGGTCGAACTGCCCGAGGCGGTCAGCGGCACGCCGCCGGAAGCCACCGAAATCAAGCAGCTGGAAATCGCCATCAGCGTCGAGGGCCACTACGCCCTGAACGGCCAGAGCCTGGCCCGCGACGACTTGGAGAACCTGATGAACGCCATGCAGCGCGAATCCGCCGGCGACAACAGCCTGCCGGTGGTGATCACCGCCGACGGCAAGGTGAACTACCAGTCCGTGGTCACCGCGATGGATGCCGCAGGCAAACTGGGCTTCACCCACCTGCGCATCACCACCATCGAGGCCCAGGCGGACAAGAAGACCCCCTGA
- the lpxK gene encoding tetraacyldisaccharide 4'-kinase, with translation MAFSDRLLDAWYKGHPALALLKPLELLYRRVARGRREDFLSGAKPAYRAPVPIIVVGNITVGGTGKTPMILWLIEHCRARGLKVGVVSRGYGAKPPRTPWRVRAEHSAAEAGDEPLMIVRRSSVPLMIDPDRSSAVRALLAEEPLDLILCDDGLQHYRLARDLELVLIDAARGLGNGRCLPAGPLREPAERLQEVDAVLHNGASSDPPGAFSFVLRPSALVNLANGERRGVEHFPAGQALHALAGIGNPQRFFRTLEALNWRPIPHPFPDHAAYTAEQLRFTPALPLVMTEKDAVKCRSFAAPDWWYLAVEAQPSPAFVAWFDAQLERLVAR, from the coding sequence ATGGCGTTCTCCGACCGCCTGCTCGACGCCTGGTACAAGGGCCACCCGGCCCTTGCCTTGCTCAAGCCCCTCGAACTGCTCTACCGGCGTGTCGCCCGTGGCCGCCGGGAAGACTTCCTCTCCGGCGCCAAGCCGGCCTACCGCGCCCCGGTACCGATCATCGTGGTCGGCAACATCACCGTCGGCGGTACCGGCAAGACGCCGATGATCCTTTGGCTGATCGAGCATTGCCGCGCCCGTGGGCTGAAGGTCGGTGTCGTCAGCCGCGGCTATGGCGCCAAGCCGCCACGGACGCCCTGGCGCGTGCGCGCCGAGCACTCGGCGGCGGAGGCGGGCGACGAACCGCTGATGATCGTGCGCCGCAGCAGCGTGCCGCTGATGATCGACCCGGATCGCTCCAGCGCCGTGCGCGCACTTCTCGCCGAAGAGCCGCTTGACCTGATCCTCTGCGACGATGGACTACAGCATTACCGCCTGGCCCGTGATCTGGAGCTGGTGCTGATCGACGCCGCCCGCGGCCTGGGCAATGGCCGCTGCCTGCCCGCAGGACCGCTCCGAGAGCCGGCCGAGCGCCTGCAGGAAGTAGACGCTGTGCTGCACAACGGGGCGTCGTCCGATCCGCCGGGCGCCTTCTCCTTCGTGCTGCGACCTTCCGCCCTGGTCAACCTGGCCAATGGCGAACGCCGTGGCGTCGAGCATTTCCCCGCAGGGCAAGCGCTCCACGCCCTGGCCGGGATCGGCAACCCGCAGCGTTTCTTCAGGACGCTCGAGGCGCTAAACTGGCGGCCGATTCCGCATCCCTTCCCCGACCATGCGGCCTACACCGCCGAGCAACTGCGCTTCACCCCGGCGCTGCCGCTGGTCATGACCGAGAAGGACGCGGTGAAATGCCGGTCCTTTGCCGCGCCCGACTGGTGGTACCTCGCCGTCGAAGCGCAGCCCTCGCCGGCCTTCGTCGCCTGGTTCGACGCCCAGCTCGAGCGCCTGGTCGCCCGCTGA
- a CDS encoding Trm112 family protein yields MDPKLLDILACPLCKGPLKLTDDKSELICKADGLAYPVRDGIPVMLEGEARTLNVDERLDK; encoded by the coding sequence ATGGACCCGAAACTCCTCGATATCCTCGCCTGTCCGCTGTGCAAGGGCCCGCTCAAGCTCACCGACGACAAGTCCGAGCTGATCTGCAAGGCCGACGGCCTGGCCTACCCGGTGCGCGACGGCATCCCGGTGATGCTCGAAGGCGAGGCGCGCACCCTGAACGTCGACGAACGTCTGGACAAGTGA